Proteins encoded by one window of Acinonyx jubatus isolate Ajub_Pintada_27869175 chromosome X, VMU_Ajub_asm_v1.0, whole genome shotgun sequence:
- the NAP1L2 gene encoding nucleosome assembly protein 1-like 2 — protein sequence MAESADRKELLESSQEEAGNKVMMEGPGEQPERSEDVAAGPGDDKVHGEEAAAGAGEEGEKGEDAAARSGEGGVKDEDTDEDSDTDRPKGLIGYLLDTDFVESLPLKVKYRVLALKKLQTRVANLESKFLREFHGIERKFAEMYQPLLEKRRQIINAIYEPTKEECEYKSDTEDYDDEMYDEEEMDGNEEGLVREYMDEDDGCEGYYYDYAVEEDDDDDEDTDDDIEATGEENKEEQDPKGIPNFWLTVLKNVDTLTPLIKKYDEPILKLLTDIKVKLSDPGEPLSFTLEFHFKPNEYFKNELLTKTYVLKSRLAYYDPHPYRGTAIEYCIGCEIDWNEGKNVTLKTIRKKQKHRIWGTIRTVTEDFPKDSFFNFFTPHGINSNGKDGNDDFLLGHNLRTYIIPRSVLFFSGDALESQQEGVVREVNDAIYDKIIYDNWMAAIEEVKACCKNLEGIVEDVDR from the coding sequence ATGGCCGAGTCAGCCGACCGCAAGGAACTGTTAGAATCTAGTCAAGAAGAGGCTGGTAATAAGGTAATGATGGAGGGACCCGGGGAACAACCGGAGCGCAGTGAAGATGTCGCAGCTGGGCCTGGAGATGATAAAGTGCACGGTGAGGAAGCCGCcgcaggggctggggaagaaggggagaaaggtgAAGATGCTGCTGCTAGGTCCGGGGAAGGCGGGGTAAAAGATGAAGATACTGATGAGGATTCAGACACAGACCGTCCAAAAGGACTTATTGGTTATCTTTTAGATACAGACTTTGTTGAAAGTCTGCCTTTGAAAGTTAAGTACCGTGTATTAGCCCTCAAAAAACTTCAAACTAGAGTGGCCAATCTGGAATCCAAATTTCTGAGGGAATTTCATGGCATTGAAAGGAAGTTTGCTGAAATGTATCAACCGTTACTGGAAAAAAGACGTCAGATCATAAATGCAATCTATGAACCTACAAAAGAGGAATGTGAATATAAGTCAGACACTGAGGACTACGATGATGAGATGTATGATGAGGAAGAAATGGATGGTAATGAGGAGGGTCTGGTACGTGAGTATATGGATGAAGATGATGGTTGTGAAGGATATTATTATGATTATGCTGTCGAGGAGGATGATGACGATGACGAGGATACTGATGACGACATCGAGGCTACCggagaagagaataaagaagaaCAGGATCCTAAAGGAATTCCTAATTTTTGGCTGACTGTATTAAAAAACGTTGACACACTCACTCCTTTGATTAAGAAATATGATGAGCCTATTCTGAAGCTCCTGACAGATATTAAAGTGAAACTTTCAGATCCTGGCGAGCCTCTCAGTTTCACGCTAGAATTTCACTTCAAGCCCaatgaatatttcaaaaatgagCTGTTAACAAAAACTTATGTGCTGAAGTCAAGGCTGGCGTATTATGATCCCCATCCCTATAGGGGAACTGCAATTGAGTATTGCATAGGCTGTGAGATAGATTGGAATGAAGGTAAGAATGTCACTTTGAAAACCATCAGGAAGAAGCAGAAACACCGGATCTGGGGGACAATCCGAACTGTAACTGAAGATTTTCCCAAGGATtcgttcttcaatttctttactcCTCATGGAATCAACTCAAATGGAAAGGATGGAAATGATGATTTTTTACTTGGTCACAATTTACGTACTTACATAATACCAAGATCAGTGTTGTTTTTCTCAGGTGATGCACTTGAATCTCAGCAGGAGGGGGTAGTTAGGGAAGTTAATGATGCAATTTATGACAAAATTATTTATGACAATTGGATGGCTGCAATTGAGGAGGTTAAAGCTTGTTGCAAAAATCTTGAGGGAATAGTAGAAGATGTTGATCGCTAA